In one Mangrovibacterium diazotrophicum genomic region, the following are encoded:
- a CDS encoding TonB-dependent receptor — MKKNDCTGWECYVPIVTAYFRVMKLTAFFILLSCFAVTANQSYSQTTTVNLNLKNVSVKEVLSQIEDLTGYSFMYSEKLVDVERKVSITSDNKEVDDVLKTLFAGTNVEFKKTNRIITLSSSVAENAVAANLTVKGRVVDTGGAPLPGVTVIIKGTTIGTITDGQGDYTLDNVPSDATLVFSFVGMRSEEVIVAGKSNINVTLAEETIGIEEVVAIGYGTMRKQDVTGSISQAKGSELVKSQNFSALDNLRGKVSGVNIYSNSGQPGAYQSRVVIRGLSTINSKSDPLYVVDGVVMENFGLANPNDIESIEVLKDASAAAIYGARGANGVIIVTTKRGKKGGEGTTISYQGSASVSTVARYMDVLNAQEWTDAFMQGLENENTYMGYDWSLDRTDWFTDRNYFDASGNPLYDTDWQKEATRTAFSQNHQLSIQQAGATSSTGAFLNYTDLEGVVNNTYTKRLNAKVSFDATPTEWLSTAINVMVNHSWGRYTPETGGGQEARRTMIEMLPWLPVRDANGDYTTSSSSTMSDTFGFEGMSNPAMILDLQKRMNYNTQIFGNAALTFHLMEGLDLKTQFGVDNQNKTYRGYSSVSLNNISMPNGWASLQHTNTFYWQEETYLTYNKVFGLHRLNAMAGLSWQERTYNFDSSYTEGFSDDFFEWYNMGAGTTPSSPSSDYNKWAMNSYFLRFAYTYNDKYSATVTGRYDGSSKFGANNKYAFFPSAGLAWNVSQEDFLKDDDLVSNLKLHTSYGITGNSEIDPYQSLASVSSGTLLLDGSRAAYSYISSMANPDLKWEKTAQWDFGFDLGLFENRLNFDISYYHKKTTDLLLETPLPTSSGFSSIYKNIGSVQNQGLDVMIDATPVRTEDFRWNTTLNLNFNKNKILHLGENDEDIELNGWVGGSESVLRVGENLSSFYGYKRLGVYTIEDYEAGEAELSQVGRAKRTTEKEIIGKGMPDWTGSFINNFAYKNFDLTIDLQFVWGVETMQQFYHSTYDRFGITNGLSNILYDAYDGTNPNTMEQAIYLCNSGHAGQNTTVDSGWIADGSYLRANLIQLGYNIPKVKCESMGISAFRLYASVNNAFLICSDEFNGYDPESTSQGTTNKFGQNMTFFAYPRARTWTLGVNVTF; from the coding sequence ATGAAAAAAAATGATTGCACCGGATGGGAATGCTATGTTCCCATCGTAACTGCTTATTTCCGAGTTATGAAACTAACAGCCTTCTTTATTCTCCTTTCCTGTTTTGCTGTTACGGCAAACCAGTCCTACTCACAAACCACTACGGTAAATTTGAATCTTAAGAACGTATCTGTGAAGGAAGTTCTTTCTCAAATAGAAGATTTGACCGGGTACAGCTTCATGTACAGCGAGAAGCTTGTCGACGTCGAACGAAAAGTATCCATCACTTCCGACAACAAAGAGGTTGACGATGTCTTGAAAACTTTGTTTGCCGGAACAAACGTCGAATTCAAAAAAACAAACCGGATCATTACTTTGTCCAGCTCGGTTGCTGAAAACGCTGTTGCCGCTAATCTGACTGTCAAAGGCCGGGTGGTCGATACAGGCGGAGCGCCTTTGCCTGGTGTGACGGTGATTATAAAAGGAACCACAATCGGTACGATAACTGATGGTCAAGGTGACTACACTTTGGACAATGTTCCCAGTGATGCCACTTTGGTGTTTTCATTCGTAGGGATGAGATCCGAAGAAGTAATCGTTGCCGGTAAATCGAATATTAACGTGACTTTAGCGGAAGAAACAATCGGCATTGAAGAGGTTGTAGCCATTGGTTACGGAACAATGCGTAAGCAGGATGTGACCGGTTCAATTTCGCAGGCTAAAGGTTCCGAACTGGTAAAAAGTCAAAACTTCAGCGCGCTCGATAACCTGAGAGGTAAAGTTTCGGGTGTGAATATTTATTCCAACTCCGGACAACCGGGCGCATATCAAAGCCGCGTTGTTATCCGTGGTTTATCGACTATCAACTCCAAGTCAGACCCGCTGTACGTTGTGGACGGTGTAGTGATGGAAAACTTTGGATTGGCGAACCCCAACGACATTGAAAGCATCGAGGTTTTGAAAGATGCTTCCGCTGCTGCTATTTATGGTGCCCGTGGTGCAAACGGTGTAATTATCGTAACAACAAAACGTGGTAAAAAAGGTGGCGAAGGAACGACCATCAGTTACCAGGGATCGGCGAGTGTCAGCACTGTTGCACGCTACATGGATGTGTTGAATGCTCAGGAATGGACCGATGCGTTTATGCAAGGTTTGGAAAACGAAAATACCTACATGGGCTACGATTGGTCGCTCGACCGCACAGACTGGTTTACCGACCGGAATTATTTCGATGCTTCGGGTAATCCACTTTATGATACCGATTGGCAAAAAGAAGCCACACGCACAGCGTTCTCTCAAAACCACCAACTGAGTATTCAGCAGGCTGGTGCAACCTCATCGACAGGTGCATTTCTGAATTACACCGATTTGGAAGGAGTGGTGAATAACACTTACACCAAACGTTTGAATGCCAAAGTATCGTTCGATGCAACTCCAACTGAATGGTTGTCAACAGCGATCAACGTGATGGTGAATCACTCCTGGGGCCGTTATACGCCGGAGACCGGTGGCGGCCAGGAAGCCAGACGCACCATGATTGAAATGTTACCCTGGTTGCCGGTTCGTGATGCCAACGGCGACTATACAACTTCTTCCAGCTCGACCATGTCGGATACCTTTGGTTTTGAAGGAATGTCGAATCCTGCTATGATCCTTGATTTGCAAAAACGGATGAACTACAACACGCAGATCTTCGGAAATGCCGCTTTGACTTTTCATTTGATGGAAGGACTGGATTTGAAAACACAGTTTGGTGTCGATAATCAAAACAAAACCTACAGAGGCTACTCTTCTGTTTCGTTGAATAACATTTCCATGCCGAACGGTTGGGCTAGCCTGCAGCATACGAATACCTTCTACTGGCAAGAGGAAACCTACCTGACTTATAACAAGGTATTTGGTTTGCACCGCTTGAATGCAATGGCAGGTCTTTCCTGGCAGGAGCGGACTTACAACTTTGATTCGTCCTACACCGAAGGTTTCAGCGATGACTTCTTTGAATGGTACAACATGGGAGCAGGAACAACGCCTTCTTCACCATCATCTGATTACAACAAGTGGGCGATGAACTCTTACTTCCTTCGTTTCGCCTATACCTACAACGATAAGTATTCGGCAACTGTAACAGGCCGTTATGACGGTTCTTCCAAGTTTGGTGCAAACAACAAATACGCCTTCTTCCCGTCGGCTGGTTTGGCCTGGAACGTTTCGCAGGAAGATTTCCTGAAAGACGACGATTTGGTGAGTAATTTGAAGCTGCATACCAGCTACGGGATCACCGGTAACTCGGAGATTGATCCTTATCAGTCACTGGCTTCGGTAAGTTCGGGTACTTTGTTGCTCGATGGTTCGCGTGCAGCTTATTCTTACATCAGTTCAATGGCAAACCCCGACTTGAAATGGGAAAAAACAGCACAGTGGGATTTCGGTTTCGACTTGGGGTTGTTTGAAAACCGCTTGAACTTCGATATTTCCTATTACCACAAAAAGACAACTGATCTGTTGCTCGAAACACCGCTCCCAACATCTTCAGGCTTTAGCTCCATCTATAAAAATATCGGATCGGTGCAAAACCAGGGGCTTGATGTGATGATTGACGCCACTCCGGTAAGAACAGAGGATTTCCGCTGGAATACGACGTTGAACCTGAACTTCAACAAGAACAAAATACTTCATTTGGGTGAAAACGATGAGGATATTGAGCTGAACGGCTGGGTTGGTGGTTCGGAAAGCGTTTTGCGCGTCGGCGAAAACCTGAGTAGTTTCTATGGTTACAAAAGACTCGGCGTTTATACAATCGAAGATTATGAAGCCGGCGAAGCTGAGCTGAGCCAGGTTGGTCGTGCGAAACGAACTACAGAAAAAGAAATTATCGGTAAAGGGATGCCCGATTGGACCGGTAGCTTTATAAATAACTTCGCTTATAAAAACTTCGACCTAACGATTGACCTGCAGTTTGTTTGGGGAGTTGAAACCATGCAGCAGTTCTATCACTCAACCTACGACCGCTTCGGAATCACCAATGGTTTGTCAAACATTTTGTACGACGCCTACGACGGCACAAATCCGAATACGATGGAACAGGCAATTTACCTGTGTAATTCAGGACATGCCGGCCAGAATACCACTGTGGACTCAGGCTGGATTGCCGACGGTTCGTATTTGAGAGCCAACCTGATTCAGTTGGGGTACAATATTCCGAAAGTGAAATGTGAATCCATGGGGATTTCTGCCTTCCGTTTATATGCCAGTGTAAACAACGCCTTCCTGATCTGTTCAGATGAATTCAACGGTTACGATCCTGAATCGACTTCACAGGGAACGACCAATAAATTCGGACAGAATATGACATTCTTTGCTTATCCTCGAGCCAGAACCTGGACACTGGGAGTAAACGTAACATTCTAA
- a CDS encoding FecR family protein, whose product MTKELLDKFLNDQCSPEELEQVKNWLSKFDSADEKEKLVYEDWKSFDLPDIEFGADENLKFNRLLDNIHSKLNKTQRVARTRNVSRFIGWATKAAAILFIPVLSILCYTVYNQVKQPSSLADMMVDSVEVSAPVGSITTVKLSDGTTVHLNYGSKISYPRIFTGKKRELKLKGEGFFEVAHNPEKPFIVEANGLNVKVLGTKFNVQAYPGQNVVSTTLVEGKVELEHATGQGSAKQLGAMKPGQHVEYFINSGKIESTIGNTGKYIGWKDGLLMFENSDIEEVVDRLGRKFNVDFVVDDDLRDLTYTVTFIDEPLSQILELMKEITPIRYRISPRIKLPDGSFSKQTITINKR is encoded by the coding sequence ATGACGAAAGAACTGTTGGATAAATTCCTAAACGACCAATGTTCCCCGGAGGAATTGGAGCAAGTGAAGAATTGGTTGAGCAAGTTTGACTCAGCCGACGAAAAGGAGAAATTGGTTTATGAAGATTGGAAAAGCTTCGATTTACCCGATATAGAATTTGGTGCAGACGAAAATCTGAAATTCAATCGCCTTCTTGACAACATCCATAGTAAGCTTAACAAAACGCAGCGCGTGGCCAGGACGCGCAACGTGTCACGCTTTATTGGTTGGGCGACGAAAGCTGCTGCCATACTTTTTATTCCTGTTTTATCAATCTTGTGTTACACCGTTTACAATCAGGTAAAGCAACCCAGTAGTTTGGCTGATATGATGGTGGATTCCGTTGAGGTTTCGGCGCCAGTTGGTTCGATAACCACAGTTAAGCTTTCCGATGGAACGACCGTTCATCTGAATTATGGCAGTAAGATTTCCTATCCCCGAATTTTCACTGGAAAGAAGAGAGAGCTGAAATTAAAAGGTGAGGGCTTTTTCGAAGTGGCTCATAATCCGGAGAAGCCTTTCATTGTTGAGGCCAATGGTTTAAATGTGAAAGTACTGGGGACCAAGTTCAATGTTCAGGCTTATCCCGGTCAGAATGTCGTTTCGACGACGCTCGTGGAAGGGAAAGTTGAGCTGGAGCATGCAACCGGGCAGGGAAGTGCGAAACAATTGGGAGCCATGAAGCCGGGACAGCATGTCGAGTATTTTATCAACTCGGGAAAAATTGAAAGCACGATCGGAAACACCGGGAAATATATCGGGTGGAAAGATGGGCTCCTGATGTTTGAGAATTCGGACATCGAAGAAGTAGTCGATCGGTTGGGACGTAAATTCAATGTTGATTTTGTGGTTGATGATGATCTGCGGGATCTGACTTACACGGTAACTTTTATTGATGAACCGCTCTCCCAAATTCTGGAACTGATGAAGGAAATTACGCCAATTCGTTATCGAATTTCACCAAGAATCAAGTTGCCCGATGGCAGTTTCTCAAAACAAACAATCACGATAAATAAACGATAA
- a CDS encoding RNA polymerase sigma-70 factor, whose protein sequence is MTLLKNGDMQAFDTIYNRYCKRLYYFVIRYVKSDEDAEEIVQEVFIKVWENRERINVFSSFESFLFTIAYNSTISLIRKRVSEKKYLDHLASIQETQNAPEVVNEVQFHELNERVNQLIAELTPRQQEIFRLSREEGLSHDEIAVRLSLSSNTVKNHLVSALKYLRSNLDNGLMICVLFLHLFF, encoded by the coding sequence TTGACGCTCCTGAAGAATGGAGACATGCAAGCTTTCGATACGATTTACAATCGGTATTGCAAACGGCTGTACTATTTTGTTATTCGCTATGTCAAATCAGACGAAGACGCTGAAGAGATTGTGCAGGAAGTGTTTATAAAAGTCTGGGAAAACCGGGAACGAATCAATGTCTTTTCCTCCTTCGAATCTTTTCTGTTTACCATCGCATACAATTCCACCATCAGCCTTATTCGGAAGCGGGTGAGCGAAAAGAAATACCTGGATCATCTGGCATCAATACAGGAAACTCAAAATGCGCCCGAGGTCGTGAATGAGGTTCAATTCCACGAACTAAACGAGCGGGTAAATCAGCTTATCGCAGAATTGACACCTCGCCAGCAGGAAATATTTCGGTTAAGCAGGGAAGAGGGTTTATCGCATGACGAAATTGCCGTCCGGCTGAGTCTTTCATCCAACACAGTTAAAAATCATTTGGTGTCTGCGCTTAAATATCTGCGGTCGAATCTAGATAATGGTTTGATGATCTGTGTTTTATTTCTCCATTTATTTTTTTGA
- a CDS encoding TolB family protein — MNHFHTSRIHSFFSILIIISSLFVMLNSCENKKEVRIGQFQIQSDIGYPKMKGSAAFDSISGEYRIQGAGENIWFDKDQFQFISKRISGDFILTARVKFTGEGENEHRKIGMMAREELFGGAAHVSAVVHGDGLAALQYRPERNSDTQEIRANVSVPNMIRLERQGQRFIFSMAVEGEAMQSVELDGSQLSPEVYLGLFVCSHDEDVLEEAIFDNVRLTIPAPDDFVPYQDYIGSQIEILDFESGKLNIIFSSSKSLQAPNWSPDGKSLYYNSDGKIFKLNLADNSSTEINTGFAQNNNNDHVLSLDGLLLGISDHTEDPNHASLIYTLPAEGGTPERLTNESPSYLHGFSPDKQFAVFTGGRNNAEQLDLYKIDLETKEEIQLTDSEGLDDGSEYSADGEFIYFCSTRTGTMQVYRMKPDGTEQTQLTFDDFNDWFPHVSPDGSQLVFISYPKEIAADDHPFYKRVTIRTMASTGGDPKVIAYLYGGQGSMNVFNWSPDGKKIAFVSNTVIE, encoded by the coding sequence ATGAATCATTTCCACACATCCCGAATTCATTCATTCTTCTCTATTCTCATCATAATATCAAGCCTGTTTGTTATGCTCAACTCCTGCGAAAACAAGAAAGAAGTTCGTATCGGACAATTTCAAATTCAATCGGATATCGGCTATCCGAAAATGAAAGGAAGCGCTGCGTTCGATTCAATCAGCGGCGAATACCGTATCCAAGGTGCCGGCGAAAACATTTGGTTCGACAAAGATCAATTCCAGTTTATCTCGAAAAGGATCAGCGGTGATTTCATTCTGACTGCCCGGGTAAAATTTACAGGCGAAGGTGAAAACGAACATCGAAAAATAGGAATGATGGCCCGGGAGGAACTGTTCGGTGGAGCGGCACATGTGAGCGCTGTTGTTCATGGCGATGGCCTCGCAGCCTTGCAATATCGCCCGGAACGAAACAGTGATACCCAGGAAATCCGGGCCAATGTTTCAGTTCCAAACATGATCCGACTGGAGCGACAGGGACAGCGCTTTATTTTTTCGATGGCAGTGGAGGGAGAAGCCATGCAATCTGTTGAACTTGATGGATCTCAGCTGTCCCCGGAAGTCTATCTAGGGCTTTTTGTGTGTTCGCACGACGAAGATGTGTTGGAAGAGGCCATTTTCGACAATGTACGACTGACTATCCCCGCGCCCGATGACTTCGTTCCTTACCAGGACTACATTGGCAGCCAAATCGAAATTTTGGATTTTGAAAGTGGCAAACTGAATATCATTTTTAGTTCTTCGAAATCGCTGCAAGCCCCGAACTGGTCACCCGATGGAAAATCATTGTACTACAACAGCGATGGCAAGATCTTCAAGCTCAACCTGGCAGATAACAGCTCGACCGAAATCAATACCGGTTTTGCCCAGAATAACAACAACGACCACGTTCTGTCATTAGATGGCCTGCTGCTCGGGATTAGTGATCATACCGAAGATCCGAACCACGCTTCGCTGATTTATACCCTCCCTGCTGAAGGTGGAACTCCCGAGCGATTAACCAACGAAAGTCCCTCCTATTTGCATGGCTTTTCACCCGATAAACAATTTGCCGTTTTCACGGGAGGCCGGAACAACGCGGAGCAACTGGATTTATACAAAATTGACCTGGAGACCAAGGAAGAAATTCAGCTAACTGACTCAGAAGGATTAGACGACGGATCGGAATATTCGGCCGATGGAGAATTCATTTATTTCTGCTCGACACGAACCGGTACCATGCAGGTCTATCGCATGAAACCGGACGGCACAGAACAGACGCAGCTCACTTTCGACGATTTCAATGATTGGTTTCCGCATGTGTCGCCCGATGGAAGCCAACTGGTGTTTATTTCGTATCCGAAAGAAATCGCGGCCGACGATCACCCCTTCTACAAACGGGTAACCATTCGTACGATGGCTTCCACTGGCGGGGATCCGAAAGTAATCGCCTACCTCTACGGAGGACAAGGTTCGATGAATGTTTTCAACTGGTCGCCCGACGGCAAGAAGATTGCGTTTGTGAGCAACACGGTCATTGAATGA
- a CDS encoding voltage-gated chloride channel family protein — MPLKIKRHLDQFYILKYVIKWFLLTLPVALISGSLVAIFLYLLQLATETRWQQGWLLYFLPLAGVAIVALYRFKGKNAEAGNNLVVDEIHKPGGGIPARMAPFVLITTVATHLFGGSAGREGTAVQIGGSMAAFVGKMLKLDKDDLRILLISGVAAGFGAVFGTPIAGAIFALEVLAFGKIKYDALFPALSASLMADIVCSSFGITHTHYHVNFHDHVQSSFSFMHFDLKLIFFVIIAAIFFGLAGNAFAYLTHEIKDLANKYIKRKLLIPAVGGLVVIAMTFLLGTRDYLGIGVTTADGTGVSLVNAFKADGVDLLSWFWKLVFTAVTLGTGFKGGEVTPLFFIGATLGNTIATLTGNPVDLFAALGFIAVFAGATNTPMACTLMGVELFGGEHILYYAIACFIAYYFSGNSGIYSSQRLGVSKGVFDYQTETNQTLKQIWETKKKKGKHNDHES; from the coding sequence ATGCCACTGAAGATTAAAAGACATCTCGACCAGTTTTACATTCTGAAATATGTGATCAAATGGTTTCTGCTCACGCTTCCCGTTGCACTGATCTCGGGTAGCCTGGTTGCCATTTTTCTTTACCTGCTCCAATTAGCTACCGAAACGCGTTGGCAACAGGGCTGGCTGCTTTATTTTCTTCCGTTGGCGGGTGTGGCGATTGTCGCTCTTTACCGATTTAAAGGTAAAAATGCAGAAGCCGGCAATAACCTGGTGGTCGACGAAATTCACAAGCCCGGTGGTGGTATCCCGGCACGCATGGCTCCATTTGTATTGATTACCACAGTTGCCACCCACCTTTTTGGTGGTTCGGCCGGCCGAGAAGGTACAGCCGTGCAAATCGGTGGTAGTATGGCCGCCTTTGTCGGAAAGATGCTGAAACTGGATAAGGACGATTTACGAATTCTCCTCATTTCAGGGGTGGCTGCAGGTTTTGGTGCTGTTTTCGGGACACCAATCGCCGGAGCAATTTTTGCACTGGAGGTGCTGGCTTTCGGCAAAATAAAGTATGATGCTCTTTTCCCCGCACTTTCGGCTTCGCTGATGGCAGATATTGTTTGTTCGTCGTTTGGCATCACCCACACACACTACCACGTCAACTTTCACGACCATGTGCAATCGAGCTTCTCGTTTATGCATTTCGACCTGAAACTGATTTTCTTCGTCATTATTGCAGCCATCTTTTTCGGACTGGCAGGAAACGCTTTTGCCTACCTGACACACGAAATCAAAGACCTGGCCAACAAATATATCAAACGGAAATTGCTGATTCCAGCAGTTGGAGGACTTGTTGTAATTGCCATGACCTTCCTTCTGGGCACCCGCGACTACCTGGGTATTGGTGTCACCACGGCCGATGGAACCGGCGTTAGTTTAGTCAACGCTTTTAAAGCGGATGGCGTGGACTTGCTCAGCTGGTTTTGGAAACTGGTTTTCACTGCCGTAACTTTAGGTACGGGTTTTAAAGGAGGTGAAGTGACGCCTTTGTTTTTCATTGGAGCTACACTGGGTAACACCATCGCTACGCTAACCGGAAACCCAGTCGATCTGTTTGCGGCACTCGGTTTTATTGCCGTGTTTGCCGGCGCTACCAACACGCCAATGGCCTGTACGCTAATGGGAGTTGAATTATTTGGGGGAGAACATATTCTGTACTACGCTATTGCCTGTTTTATTGCCTACTATTTCTCCGGAAATTCGGGCATTTACTCTTCGCAACGTTTGGGCGTTTCCAAAGGGGTATTCGATTATCAAACCGAGACCAACCAAACGCTGAAACAAATTTGGGAAACCAAAAAGAAAAAAGGCAAACACAACGATCATGAAAGTTAA
- a CDS encoding GNAT family N-acetyltransferase encodes MKVKVRQETEADYDAVFKLTEEAFRSLDISDHREQFLVQRLRHSDSFIPELSMVACLNDGTVVGHILLTAIKIVEDKGLVHHALTLAPVSVLPEYQNQNIGSQLIVAAQNKALEMGYKAIVLVGHEKYYPRFGYELCSKHNIKLPFDAPAVNCMVMEIIPFALNEIKGTVQYDPAFFE; translated from the coding sequence ATGAAAGTTAAAGTCAGGCAAGAAACCGAAGCCGATTACGATGCTGTTTTTAAACTGACAGAGGAAGCTTTTCGTTCGCTGGATATCAGCGATCACCGCGAACAGTTTTTGGTTCAGCGCCTAAGGCATTCTGATTCTTTTATCCCTGAATTGTCGATGGTTGCCTGCCTGAATGACGGCACTGTTGTCGGCCATATTTTACTAACCGCGATTAAAATCGTAGAAGATAAAGGGCTCGTGCATCACGCGTTGACTCTCGCCCCAGTCTCTGTTCTGCCCGAATACCAAAATCAGAATATTGGCAGCCAGCTGATTGTGGCCGCACAAAACAAAGCGCTGGAAATGGGCTACAAAGCGATTGTGCTGGTTGGGCACGAGAAATATTACCCCCGCTTTGGCTACGAGCTTTGCAGCAAACACAACATCAAATTACCATTCGACGCACCTGCGGTGAATTGTATGGTGATGGAAATTATTCCCTTTGCCTTAAACGAAATTAAAGGCACGGTCCAATACGATCCGGCATTCTTCGAATAA
- a CDS encoding peptidase, translated as MTYCIGIKLKAGLVALSDSRITSGNETTNARKYKIYEQGDQHIFLMTSGLRSVRDKTLTYFQESLNDKLDNFNKLYEVVNALGDQIKRVAAEDKRSLAESGLDFSINTIVGGKLVGDDEHKLYMLYPQGNWIEIGEGTPFCIIGNSGYGTPILRRTITPYSSIRFALTAAFLSFDSTRVSANDVGYPVDVMIYEKESSKIKVKRFFEGDLQAISKMWGEMLTQSVNKIPEDWVDSILSE; from the coding sequence ATGACTTATTGTATTGGCATTAAATTGAAGGCGGGGCTGGTGGCCTTGAGCGATAGCCGGATTACTTCGGGAAATGAAACAACCAACGCGCGCAAGTATAAAATTTACGAGCAAGGCGATCAGCATATCTTTTTGATGACTTCGGGCCTTCGTTCGGTTCGTGATAAAACGCTGACTTACTTTCAGGAAAGCCTGAATGATAAGCTTGACAATTTCAATAAGCTTTACGAGGTGGTGAATGCTTTAGGCGACCAAATAAAACGTGTCGCTGCGGAAGACAAGCGAAGTTTGGCTGAAAGTGGCCTCGATTTCAGTATCAATACAATTGTTGGTGGCAAGCTTGTTGGCGACGATGAGCACAAACTTTACATGTTGTACCCGCAAGGTAACTGGATTGAAATCGGAGAGGGAACACCTTTCTGTATTATCGGAAACTCCGGTTACGGAACACCGATTCTGCGTCGTACCATCACTCCGTATTCCAGCATTCGTTTTGCGCTGACGGCAGCGTTCCTGTCGTTCGATTCTACCCGTGTATCGGCTAACGATGTTGGTTACCCCGTGGATGTAATGATTTACGAGAAAGAAAGTTCGAAAATTAAAGTGAAGCGCTTTTTTGAGGGCGATTTGCAGGCGATCTCGAAAATGTGGGGTGAAATGTTAACCCAATCAGTGAATAAGATTCCGGAAGATTGGGTAGACAGTATTCTTTCAGAATAG